From the genome of Desulfovibrio sp. JY:
GGCGCACCTGGGACATGCGTTTGGCGAAAGCGGGCACTGGTAGGACCTCCTGCGTGCAAGTGGAGGCCGGGTCTGGCGGATAAAAGGCGGGGCGACGGGCCGCCAGACACGGCCGGTCGCGGCATACTAGACCGGAGTCCTTGGAGATGAAAGATTTTTTTCAGTCGCCAAAGCCCTCTCCTATCGCCAAGAGCGCCTCCCGCCGTGCCTTCGCCCCATACGCCGCCGCCGTCAGCCGCGCATTTTCCAGCACCGTCGCCAGCTTCCCGCCGCCCTGGAGCCACAGTAAGCAGGCCGCCTCCAGATAGGCCGTTGCCCCGAAAACGTCATTGTCCGCCGCGTAAAATCCGTTCCCGCCCCAGGGGACGTCACGAAGCGGCACATCCGGCGCGTAGCCGCCCGCGCCGGCCTGACGCATGTAGTCGAACCCGCCGAACCCGGCGAACCCGGCCACGACGCAGCCGCAGGCCATGGCCTCGAGCGGCGGCAACGGACAGCCCTCGGGAAACCCGGTGGCCAGAAAAACATGGCAGGAGCGCATCGCCTCGGCCACCCCGTCCGGCGGCAGGCCGTCGATGGGCACGAATTCGAGGGGCATGCCGGTACGCGGCGCACGCGCTTCGACCATCCGCCGGATCATGCCGGCGAGCCCCTTGTTTTTGCGCGGCATGTACCCCACGCGCACCGGAGCGGGCGCGGGCCTGGCCTGGGGCGGATAAAACCGGGCCGCATCGATGACCGGGCGCAAGACCGGCGGCAGGACGCCGAGCGCCCGCTCGATATAGCGCGCCACCGGATCGGACACGGCCAGAAACGTCACCGGCAGCCTGTCCCAGGTCACGCCCTCG
Proteins encoded in this window:
- a CDS encoding glycosyltransferase family 1 protein yields the protein MERTFVFLPPLRAVSGGLAVLLDVAGALWAMGREVRLVLREAGATPLTLPADIPVVSLTDAGMGPGDVYLVPEGWPNALAPGLSAGVRCVVYCQNWAYLFNGLPEGVTWDRLPVTFLAVSDPVARYIERALGVLPPVLRPVIDAARFYPPQARPAPAPVRVGYMPRKNKGLAGMIRRMVEARAPRTGMPLEFVPIDGLPPDGVAEAMRSCHVFLATGFPEGCPLPPLEAMACGCVVAGFAGFGGFDYMRQAGAGGYAPDVPLRDVPWGGNGFYAADNDVFGATAYLEAACLLWLQGGGKLATVLENARLTAAAYGAKARREALLAIGEGFGD